The Etheostoma cragini isolate CJK2018 chromosome 5, CSU_Ecrag_1.0, whole genome shotgun sequence genome contains a region encoding:
- the slc35d2 gene encoding UDP-N-acetylglucosamine/UDP-glucose/GDP-mannose transporter: protein MSANDCQETVEHSGLLKFYSAVFYAGSSFLITVVNKTVLTSFRFPSYMCLGIGQMITTLVVLYAAKMTKTVQFQDFDRSIVFKIFPLPLLYVGNHMTGLASTKKLSLPMFTVLRKFTILMTMILEVYILRKTFPKRLVYSVVVIVLGAMVAASSDLAFEVEGYTFILLNDAFTAASGVYTKKKLGTEGLGKYGVLFYNALIIVIPAFMASAFTGDLHKAVTFKDWVETTFIFCFLMSCFMGFVLMYSIVLCSYYNSALTTAVVGAIKNVAVAYIGIFVGGDYLFSWTNFLGLSICMSGGLVYSYHIFNQKSSVSNTKGEQELKIHITKA, encoded by the exons ATGTCTGCCAACGACTGCCAAGAAACCGTTGAACACTCCGGACTGCTCAAGTTTTACTCTGCCGTGTTTTACGCCGGCAGTTCGTTCCTTATCACGGTGGTCAATAAAACCGTGCTGACCAGCTTCAG GTTTCCTTCCTACATGTGTCTGGGAATTGGCcag ATGATCACCACTCTTGTTGTTCTTTATGCCgccaaaatgaccaaaacagtCCAGTTTCAAGATTTTGACAGAAGCATCGTCTTTAAA ATTTTCCCTCTTCCTTTGCTGTACGTTGGCAACCATATGACAGGACTGGCAAGCACCAAAAAACTCAG TTTACCCATGTTTACGGTACTACGGAAATTCACCATATTGATGACAATGATCTTGGAAGTATATATTCTAAG aaaaacattccCAAAACGCCTTGTGTACAGTGTTGTAGTCATAGTCCTGGGTGCTATGGTTGCTGCAAG TTCAGACCTGGCCTTTGAGGTGGAGGGCTATACTTTCATTCTGCTCAATGATGCCTTTACTGCTGCCAGCGGCGTGTACACCAAGAAGAAACTTGGCACTGAG ggcctTGGGAAGTATGGGGTCTTATTTTACAATGCACTAATCATTGTCATCCCCGCTTTCATGGCAAGTGCATTTACTGGAGATTTACACAAG GCAGTCACATTTAAGGACTGGGTTGAaaccacttttattttttgtttcctcaTGTCCTGCTTCATGGG GTTTGTGCTGATGTATTCCATAGTCCTGTGCAGCTATTATAACTCAGCACTTACTACGGCAGTAGTGGGGGCAATAAAG AATGTTGCTGTAGCCTATATTGGCATCTTTGTGGGTGGAGACTACCTGTTCTCTTGGACCAACTTTCTAGGCCTCAGCATTTg TATGTCAGGTGGACTAGTGTACTCATATCACATCTTCAACCAAAAATCATCTGTAAGTAACACCAAAGGAGAACAAGAGCTGAAAATTCACATCACAAAAGCTTAA
- the znf367 gene encoding zinc finger protein 367 yields MADNNHPHVIFCNNSPKRVLVSVIKTTPIKPRNAEALTPTSPGFSDFMVYPWKWGENAHNVTLSPGSVSGASSPTGTQTAREADTDPTPEQIRDGIRRGRPRADTVRELISEGETSSSHIRCNICNRVFPREKSLQAHKRTHTGERPYLCDYPNCGKAFVQSGQLKTHQRLHTGEKPFVCSEKGCGNRFTHANRHCPKHPFSRLKREEPKEGQEKAQSVDNKAVAEWLVKYWQTREQRSPTTTKTKPQGKARAEDQEQQDPMEFLQSDEENGEEEETADEEKGSQGGAAKRRLQEQRERLHGALALIELANNLSA; encoded by the exons ATGGCCGATAACAACCACCCGCACGTCATTTTCTGCAACAACTCGCCCAAAAGAGTTTTGGTGTCTGTTATTAAGACCACACCGATCAAACCCAGGAATGCGGAGGCCCTGACGCCGACTAGTCCCGGCTTCAGCGACTTCATGGTCTACCCGTGGAAATGGGGGGAGAACGCCCACAATGTGACCCTGAGCCCGGGATCCGTGAGCGGGGCTTCCTCACCCACCGGGACCCAGACGGCCAGGGAAGCGGACACGGATCCTACACCTGAGCAAATCAGG GATGGCATCCGCAGAGGGCGTCCACGGGCCGACACCGTTAGGGAGCTCATAAGCGAAGGGGAGACTTCGTCCAGCCATATTCGCTGTAACATCTGCAACCGAGTGTTTCCCAGAGAGAAGTCTCTTCAGGCTCATAAGAGGACGCACACAG GAGAGAGGCCCTACCTGTGTGACTACCCAAACTGTGGGAAGGCGTTTGTCCAGAGCGGTCAGCTGAAGACGCACCAGCGGCTGCACACTGGAGAAAAGCCCTTTGTGTGCTCAGAGAAAG GATGTGGCAATCGGTTCACCCATGCCAACCGTCACTGTCCCAAGCATCCTTTCTCCCGTCTGAAGAGAGAGGAACCAAAGGAGGGCCAGGAGAAGGCTCAGTCTGTGGATAACAAGGCTGTGGCAGAGTGGCTTGTCAA GTACTGGCAAACTCGTGAGCAGCGTTCCCCCACGACCACCAAGACGAAGCCCCAGGGCAAGGCAAGAGCAGAGGACCAGGAGCAGCAGGATCCCATGGAGTTTCTCCAATCCGATGAAGAGAACggggaagaggaagagacagcAGACGAAGAGAAGGGCAGCCAGGGAGGAGCCGCCAAGCGCCGCCTCCAGGAGCAACGAGAGCGTCTCCACGGTGCTCTGGCACTCATTGAGCTGGCCAACAACCTGTCTGCCTGA
- the LOC117944946 gene encoding intracellular hyaluronan-binding protein 4-like isoform X3, whose amino-acid sequence MLPDAYGCAVANRYGDLLDDDADPFDLIRKVEMEKAKRKKKEDEEKKGKQKKTGHKESQKDRRVPQDPAPVRKQQQQQQARPGPVTESVKEAQRDTKTFGGRRSNQDEYPQEYSIARPSYNAELDIRGRGRRGARGGGEYKRNSDNFNLRGKREGISPEEKRGGRGPWNWGSVEEAANELMEVTSDAPVKSEEHQRPVEEENRYDRATEEEVGEMVVQVAMEMTLDEWKALQETSRAKAEFNIRQAEDKIPSKAKVIHQSKHVEIVKEGTLEDVENDGNFLRRSVNDITSLLDINFGSLGRPSRGGRGRGARGGLECRPERAKPTLEKEEDLAPNPDDPEDFPALSAGR is encoded by the exons ATGCTACCCGACGCCTACGGGTGCGCTGTGGCGAACAGGTACGGGGATCTTCTGGATGACGACGCTGACCCGTTCGACTTGATCCGCAAAGTGGAAATGGAGAAGGCGAAacgaaagaaaaaggaagacgAAGAGAAGAAAGgcaagcagaaaaaaactggTCACAAGGAATCCCAGAAGGACAGGCGCGTCCCTCAAGACCCGGCTCCAG TCCgtaagcagcagcagcagcagcaggcacgTCCTGGACCAGTGACTGAGAGCGTAAAAGAGGCCCAGAGGGACACAAAGACCTTTGGGGGCCGTAGGTCCAACCAAGATGAGTACCCTCAGGAGTATTCCATCGCTAG GCCTTCCTATAATGCTGAGTTGGACATCAGGGGCAGAGGTAGGAGAGGAGCAAGAGGTGGTGGAGAATACAAAAGGAACTCTGACAACTTCAACCTGAGGGGCAAGAGAGA AGGCATCTCTcctgaggagaagagaggaggaagaggacccTGGAACTGGGGCAGTGTTGAAGAAGCTGCAAA TGAACTAATGGAGGTGACATCCGATGCTCCAGTCAAATCTGAGGAGCACCAAAGACCTGTGGAGGAAGAGAATCG TTATGATAGAGCAACGGAAGAAGAGGTCGGAGAGATGGTGGTCCAGGTTGCCATGGAGATGACCCTGGATGAGTGGAAAGCCCTGCAGGAGACGAGTCGTGCCAAGGCAGAGTTTAATATCCGCCAAGCCGAGGACAAGATTCCCTCTAAAGCAAAGGTCATCCACCAGTCGAAGCACGTGGAG ATTGTGAAGGAGGGGACCCTGGAGGACGTTGAGAATGATGGCAACTTCCTCCGTAGGTCTGTGAATGACATCACCTCCCTTCTGGACATCAATTTTGGTAGTCTAGGACGCCCCAGTCGCGGGGGTCGGGGAAGGGGAGCACGAGGCGGCCTGGAATGTCGCCCAGAGAGAGCCAAACCCACATTGGAGAAG GAGGAGGATCTGGCTCCCAACCCCGATGACCCAGAAGACTTCCCAGCGCTGTCAGCAGGAAGATAG
- the LOC117944946 gene encoding intracellular hyaluronan-binding protein 4-like isoform X1 produces MLPDAYGCAVANRYGDLLDDDADPFDLIRKVEMEKAKRKKKEDEEKKGKQKKTGHKESQKDRRVPQDPAPVRKQQQQQQARPGPVTESVKEAQRDTKTFGGRRSNQDEYPQEYSIARPSYNAELDIRGRGRRGARGGGEYKRNSDNFNLRGKREFDRHNGTGISPEEKRGGRGPWNWGSVEEAANELMEVTSDAPVKSEEHQRPVEEENRYDRATEEEVGEMVVQVAMEMTLDEWKALQETSRAKAEFNIRQAEDKIPSKAKVIHQSKHVEIVKEGTLEDVENDGNFLRRSVNDITSLLDINFGSLGRPSRGGRGRGARGGLECRPERAKPTLEKEEDLAPNPDDPEDFPALSAGR; encoded by the exons ATGCTACCCGACGCCTACGGGTGCGCTGTGGCGAACAGGTACGGGGATCTTCTGGATGACGACGCTGACCCGTTCGACTTGATCCGCAAAGTGGAAATGGAGAAGGCGAAacgaaagaaaaaggaagacgAAGAGAAGAAAGgcaagcagaaaaaaactggTCACAAGGAATCCCAGAAGGACAGGCGCGTCCCTCAAGACCCGGCTCCAG TCCgtaagcagcagcagcagcagcaggcacgTCCTGGACCAGTGACTGAGAGCGTAAAAGAGGCCCAGAGGGACACAAAGACCTTTGGGGGCCGTAGGTCCAACCAAGATGAGTACCCTCAGGAGTATTCCATCGCTAG GCCTTCCTATAATGCTGAGTTGGACATCAGGGGCAGAGGTAGGAGAGGAGCAAGAGGTGGTGGAGAATACAAAAGGAACTCTGACAACTTCAACCTGAGGGGCAAGAGAGAGTTTGATCGACACAATGGAAC AGGCATCTCTcctgaggagaagagaggaggaagaggacccTGGAACTGGGGCAGTGTTGAAGAAGCTGCAAA TGAACTAATGGAGGTGACATCCGATGCTCCAGTCAAATCTGAGGAGCACCAAAGACCTGTGGAGGAAGAGAATCG TTATGATAGAGCAACGGAAGAAGAGGTCGGAGAGATGGTGGTCCAGGTTGCCATGGAGATGACCCTGGATGAGTGGAAAGCCCTGCAGGAGACGAGTCGTGCCAAGGCAGAGTTTAATATCCGCCAAGCCGAGGACAAGATTCCCTCTAAAGCAAAGGTCATCCACCAGTCGAAGCACGTGGAG ATTGTGAAGGAGGGGACCCTGGAGGACGTTGAGAATGATGGCAACTTCCTCCGTAGGTCTGTGAATGACATCACCTCCCTTCTGGACATCAATTTTGGTAGTCTAGGACGCCCCAGTCGCGGGGGTCGGGGAAGGGGAGCACGAGGCGGCCTGGAATGTCGCCCAGAGAGAGCCAAACCCACATTGGAGAAG GAGGAGGATCTGGCTCCCAACCCCGATGACCCAGAAGACTTCCCAGCGCTGTCAGCAGGAAGATAG
- the LOC117944946 gene encoding intracellular hyaluronan-binding protein 4-like isoform X2 produces the protein MLPDAYGCAVANRYGDLLDDDADPFDLIRKVEMEKAKRKKKEDEEKKGKQKKTGHKESQKDRRVPQDPAPVRKQQQQQQARPGPVTESVKEAQRDTKTFGGRRSNQDEYPQEYSIARPSYNAELDIRGRGRRGARGGGEYKRNSDNFNLRGKREFDRHNGTGISPEEKRGGRGPWNWGSVEEAANELMEVTSDAPVKSEEHQRPVEEENRATEEEVGEMVVQVAMEMTLDEWKALQETSRAKAEFNIRQAEDKIPSKAKVIHQSKHVEIVKEGTLEDVENDGNFLRRSVNDITSLLDINFGSLGRPSRGGRGRGARGGLECRPERAKPTLEKEEDLAPNPDDPEDFPALSAGR, from the exons ATGCTACCCGACGCCTACGGGTGCGCTGTGGCGAACAGGTACGGGGATCTTCTGGATGACGACGCTGACCCGTTCGACTTGATCCGCAAAGTGGAAATGGAGAAGGCGAAacgaaagaaaaaggaagacgAAGAGAAGAAAGgcaagcagaaaaaaactggTCACAAGGAATCCCAGAAGGACAGGCGCGTCCCTCAAGACCCGGCTCCAG TCCgtaagcagcagcagcagcagcaggcacgTCCTGGACCAGTGACTGAGAGCGTAAAAGAGGCCCAGAGGGACACAAAGACCTTTGGGGGCCGTAGGTCCAACCAAGATGAGTACCCTCAGGAGTATTCCATCGCTAG GCCTTCCTATAATGCTGAGTTGGACATCAGGGGCAGAGGTAGGAGAGGAGCAAGAGGTGGTGGAGAATACAAAAGGAACTCTGACAACTTCAACCTGAGGGGCAAGAGAGAGTTTGATCGACACAATGGAAC AGGCATCTCTcctgaggagaagagaggaggaagaggacccTGGAACTGGGGCAGTGTTGAAGAAGCTGCAAA TGAACTAATGGAGGTGACATCCGATGCTCCAGTCAAATCTGAGGAGCACCAAAGACCTGTGGAGGAAGAGAATCG AGCAACGGAAGAAGAGGTCGGAGAGATGGTGGTCCAGGTTGCCATGGAGATGACCCTGGATGAGTGGAAAGCCCTGCAGGAGACGAGTCGTGCCAAGGCAGAGTTTAATATCCGCCAAGCCGAGGACAAGATTCCCTCTAAAGCAAAGGTCATCCACCAGTCGAAGCACGTGGAG ATTGTGAAGGAGGGGACCCTGGAGGACGTTGAGAATGATGGCAACTTCCTCCGTAGGTCTGTGAATGACATCACCTCCCTTCTGGACATCAATTTTGGTAGTCTAGGACGCCCCAGTCGCGGGGGTCGGGGAAGGGGAGCACGAGGCGGCCTGGAATGTCGCCCAGAGAGAGCCAAACCCACATTGGAGAAG GAGGAGGATCTGGCTCCCAACCCCGATGACCCAGAAGACTTCCCAGCGCTGTCAGCAGGAAGATAG